GCTCCAAATGCAGGCAGATATTTTGGGCGCCGAGATTGTGAAGCTGGAAAGTGAGCAGGGGCCTGCAATGGGTGCTGCGATGCTGGCGGCTTACGGCTGCGGATGGTTCCCTAGTCTGCAGGCTTGTGCATCAGCATTTTTGCGTCCGGCGCAGAAATACGTACCGAACTCGGAGACTGTCGCGAGTTATGAGAAGCTGTTTGCGCTGTATCAAAGTGTGTATGGAGTAACTCGTCAGCTGAGCGGCCAATTGTCAGAATATCGTGGTTAATTAAATATCAAAGGCGCTGTTCCTACATAAGGGGCAGCGTTATTTTTTTGCATAGATTAAGATTTTTGGACAGGATAGGTCATCTTTTTATGGCAGGAGACATAAGAAATAGAGTGACATCCTATGAAATTCTTTAATTCACAAAAATTAAAGTGGGAAGGGGCGTAACCAGACTGCCCTTATAAATGTTCTACATTAGGAGAGTTGTTATGTCCTTGCTACACTGATCCTTCTTTTCAAGCCGTACACACCACTGTGTGTAAGAGTAAAGTATGGATCCAACCAAGTGAAGGGAGCGAAAGGATTGAAAAACAAGTCCAAAAGATCGGTTCAAATCAAATCTACCGTATGCGCCGTTACGGCCATGCTCTGTCTTGTTCAGCCTGTATGGGGGGAGGCAAGCACCGTGAGCGTTACCCCAGCTCAAGCCGCAGGAGATTTAGAAAACATGGCACAGGTAACGAATTCGGATATTCCGGATGGAGCCAAAATATCTTCCAAACAAGCGGAAGAAACCATCAAGAAATTGTTCCCGCTGCTGAAAAAAGCGAAAGTAACGAATGCCGAATTCAGTGAACAGAACATTGCAAGCTCCGGCATAAAAGTATGGGATATTCAGTTTTCTTATCAAAGAGGGAATACGAACACTGGTTTCAATGCTTCAGTAAATGCTGTAACGGGTGACATTGTTTCTGTCTATCTTCCACGCAATCTGCTGTTGATGGCTGGGGGAGAAACCGGGCCGGAGCTGAGCCGGGAAGAGGCTTCCCAAAAAGCACTGGAATGGATCAAGCAAAATATAAAAAGCGTTAATGTGAGCAACTTGACTGAAAATTCGCTCTACCTAGGCATGACGAAATCATTGTTTAGCCCGACAACATACGATTTTTATTACAATATGTCTATTGACGGCATACCGTCTGATGCGGATCAGATCAGCATGAGTGTAGATCAACAGGGGCGGGTGACTTCCTTCAACAGACAACAGTTCACAGCGAAAATACCATCTGCTAAAGCTAAAATATCAGCAAAAGAGGCACGAAAGCTATATGAGGAATCATTCACAGTAGAGCTTTCATACATCCCTACCTCGGTGAATGGCGCGCCTAAAGGTCCTTATTTTTTAGGGTATGTACCGAAGACTGAGTCTAGTCTCGTTATCGATGCCAATACAGGCAGCAAGCTGGACTATTCAGGAGAGTTGCTTAAACCGGATCAATTCAAACTTACGGAGATTACGGCAGGGTCAGATGTATTCAAGCCTTCTTCAAAGCCTTTAACCAATGGAAATGACGCGGTGAAATGGGTGGAATCCCATATTAATATTCCGAAGGGTTATAAGTCAGAATCCAAAAGGCTCGGTCAGCGTTGGAATGATAAGGAGTCGAAAGTCTGGAATATCAGTTGGAAAGGCTCCGACTCTCCTTATGGCGGGGACCAGATCATGGCGGAGGTCGATGCAACAACAGGAAAGATTTACTCCTATAATCATTATCCTTTCCGTAAAGGAATTGAAGTGAAGCAGAATAAACCTGCAGCTTCGAGCATTTCGAAGAACGAAGCGGAACAAATGGCATTTAACACAATCGCGAAGCTAGTTCCGAATGCGGCAAAGGAATGGAAGCTCACAAATGTTGTCGAGCCAGATAAAAATGAAGCATTCCAGAGTTATCAGTTCTCATTTAATCGTTATGCAGGCGGTATATCAATCTTGAACGAATCCATTTCAATTTCGATCGGAACAGAGGGCCTGCTTAGCCACTTCACCAATTACTCTTATGTAGATTTCTCTGATCTGCCGAACAGTAAACCGGTTGTTTCGGTAGAGCAAGCAAAGGCACAATTTTTAAAGGAAACGGATTTAAAGCTTAAGTTTGCTCAATATGGAGGTTATACGTCAGGTAATGAATCGGTTCAATTTACTACGAAGCTAGTGTATTCTCCGGTTCGGAAAGATAATATGGGCCAATATTATGGCATTGGGCTGCCTCTGGATGCAATAACAGGAAAATGGCATGAGATGGTACCGGCTGAGTATAGCAGCAAGGATATTATTCCGGCTAAGGATACAAAGGGTCACAAGTCTCAGACTGCCCTCGATAAAATGGTGCAGTATCGTG
Above is a window of Paenibacillus uliginis N3/975 DNA encoding:
- a CDS encoding YcdB/YcdC domain-containing protein yields the protein MKNKSKRSVQIKSTVCAVTAMLCLVQPVWGEASTVSVTPAQAAGDLENMAQVTNSDIPDGAKISSKQAEETIKKLFPLLKKAKVTNAEFSEQNIASSGIKVWDIQFSYQRGNTNTGFNASVNAVTGDIVSVYLPRNLLLMAGGETGPELSREEASQKALEWIKQNIKSVNVSNLTENSLYLGMTKSLFSPTTYDFYYNMSIDGIPSDADQISMSVDQQGRVTSFNRQQFTAKIPSAKAKISAKEARKLYEESFTVELSYIPTSVNGAPKGPYFLGYVPKTESSLVIDANTGSKLDYSGELLKPDQFKLTEITAGSDVFKPSSKPLTNGNDAVKWVESHINIPKGYKSESKRLGQRWNDKESKVWNISWKGSDSPYGGDQIMAEVDATTGKIYSYNHYPFRKGIEVKQNKPAASSISKNEAEQMAFNTIAKLVPNAAKEWKLTNVVEPDKNEAFQSYQFSFNRYAGGISILNESISISIGTEGLLSHFTNYSYVDFSDLPNSKPVVSVEQAKAQFLKETDLKLKFAQYGGYTSGNESVQFTTKLVYSPVRKDNMGQYYGIGLPLDAITGKWHEMVPAEYSSKDIIPAKDTKGHKSQTALDKMVQYRVMIPDADGKVLPDQEITTGEWYQFVARALNPSIDQYYEDSSEPYGTLLPASPYYKAIQTLIPQSWLPYEPAVTFSVDQKLTRDELALMLTQMLKYEKLGLSFTKNDEIPGVSDSSSVMNRGAAIISMKLGLLPAVDGKFMPGRVVTRAEAAEVLLRLSEMVGKSDSFLNEYMMW